ATCGGCCAAAGTCCCGTTTAACATCGCCCACACCGATGGTTTAGTTGTCTGCGGGATCACCGATGACGACTCTGTACAGTCCATTGGCGTCGATGTCGAATCACTTCATCGCCGCACCACGACTGAAGTTGCTGACCGATACTTTTCAGAACCTGAGGTTGATTTCCTTCGTTCCCAAAAAGCGACAGAGCAGAAGTTTTACTTTCTGAAGATCTGGACGCTCAAAGAATCATTCATCAAAGCGATCGGAACAGGGCTGTTCACACCGCTCGCTGACTTCGCCTTCGAAGGCATCGAAACCGCGCAGCCTCAGATCCGATTCTTGAATCCGAAACTCGCTGACGGTCGCTCGTGGCACTTCATCTGTCATCAACCTCGAGACGGTTTCATCGCCACTGCTGCTGTGGCAACTCAAATCGATCACACACACGTCTCGAGCGGTCAATCGAACGTATCGGTGAACTGGAGA
This is a stretch of genomic DNA from Stieleria sp. JC731. It encodes these proteins:
- a CDS encoding 4'-phosphopantetheinyl transferase family protein, which encodes MQTIQLDVWHSAADSQRRGAFEQHCEQWLPAEELQNADRYRLVRTRNQHVIGRAMARRLLAKDQVGPHDIRFCAGTHGKPEVDAPPSAKVPFNIAHTDGLVVCGITDDDSVQSIGVDVESLHRRTTTEVADRYFSEPEVDFLRSQKATEQKFYFLKIWTLKESFIKAIGTGLFTPLADFAFEGIETAQPQIRFLNPKLADGRSWHFICHQPRDGFIATAAVATQIDHTHVSSGQSNVSVNWRAFDQNEW